The following proteins are encoded in a genomic region of Coffea eugenioides isolate CCC68of chromosome 6, Ceug_1.0, whole genome shotgun sequence:
- the LOC113774602 gene encoding probable caffeoyl-CoA O-methyltransferase At4g26220 isoform X1, translating into MHTSCLGTMENKGVLQSRELYQYLLETSVYPHELQPLKELRDVTASHPWAIMATAPDAGQLIAMLLKLISAKKTIEIGVFTGYSLLLTALTIPDDGRIVAVDQNRDTYEIGLPIIRKAAVEHKIDFIESEALPVLDKLLEENLNHEAFDFAFVDADKLNYLKYHEKLLKLLKLGGIVVYDNTLWGGTVALPEESVAEEMKAGRHFTIEFNKLLAADTRVQISQVPLGDGITICKRLH; encoded by the exons ATGCACACAAG TTGCTTGGGAACAATGGAAAACAAGGGAGTGTTGCAGAGTAGGGAACTCTATCAG TACCTCCTGGAGACTAGTGTCTATCCACATGAACTGCAGCCTCTCAAGGAGCTAAGGGATGTTACTGCAAGTCATCCGTG GGCCATTATGGCAACTGCCCCAGATGCTGGTCAGTTGATTGCCATGCTCTTGAAACTAATAAGTGCCAAAAAGACAATAGAGATTGGTGTCTTTACTGGATACTCCCTACTGCTTACTGCCCTTACAATACCAGATGATGGCAGG attgtagcagTTGACCAGAACAGAGATACATATGAGATAGGGCTGCCAATCATAAGAAAAGCTGCAGTTGAACATAAGATCGACTTCATTGAATCCGAGGCTCTTCCAGTTCTTGATAAACTCCTTGAAGAA AATCTTAACCACGAAGCCTTTGACTTTGCTTTCGTTGATGCGGACAAATTAAATTATCTGAAGTACCATGAGAAACTGTTGAAATTGTTAAAGCTTGGTGGAATAGTTGTATACGACAACACACTTTGGGGAGGAACGGTGGCCTTGCCGGAAGAATCTGTGGCTGAGGAAATGAAAGCAGGCAGGCATTTCACAATTGAGTTCAACAAATTGCTAGCTGCTGATACCCGAGTTCAAATATCCCAGGTTCCTCTGGGTGATGGGATTACTATTTGTAAGCGTCTCCACTAA
- the LOC113774600 gene encoding uncharacterized protein LOC113774600 isoform X1, translating into MKKSKFLHNPKDMLSKSFNPAKCKTALKLAASRMKLMKNKKEVQVKQMKRELAGLLASGQDQTARIRVEHVIREEKMMAAYDLIGIYCELIVARLPMIESQKNCPIDLKEAVTSIIFASPRCGDIPELLDARKHFTAKYGKDFVTPAIELRPNCGVSRLLVEKLSANAPDGQTKIKALRAIAEEHNIKWDPESFGQSDALPSDDLLNGPSTFEKFSAVHAEARPHVTPDIQAPPSHHMMDNQPVNFPEQNLRSQETQKLASRDNTLSSNRVSSVPQGQMRPSDFCPSGDGADMGEVSLSFQKERNSYSTRQSWEMEFKDATSAAQAAAESAERASMAARAAAELSSLGRGATQPQYPSEVRSSAGDAHRDERTAKHGSSKYKSDNLPRDPANSSFSDRQPRFQNRPMDGIEHDNGRFSGNSYGDGHDYGKIYAHSASSRSTASYKIDTAAHSVQMPPDGNHHRSSSNQEENKVQSSMQKQSGKSQIEGMNHSQEGFSSENLDYSREGRINKQSSVLSSSSHSSVSSSDEKYSISGHNMFDYDAGKEFSVDIDQEKNARDTVQPSYHASAAPVVFDDSGSDTEDFVFDKGFRIDEESNYQFAPLGRNSPPRLSNSKGNESLESKTTKSLESSISEFSTKKHSFPESSESLEAPVDGSQADNFGPATFDDSDGANSESEIDMLHSVHHATVDYGDLLTEKSSSLGFSDIERHRSDYYRTETAVDSSQKFGFGDSPTSQSSFRLGKSHRESINAGSKYDNVKLHDSDGANSENEIDMLYSGHHGTVYSQDLSTERNKSPRFSNAEKHRNDSYRAETVVESSQKFGFGDSPASQISTGLGESRQEPIVVGSKSSFYNSVDGVGNLGASGSKSSLVHEVEDNVGVSHSHGRQMDDESSDGSMGLSLKKLTGGLRQKGYMRPPYTRSQVDDTSSSAGRVSEANPNMIPQPAAYITTESLANKGKNEGVGSGRSSRLSNYHSDSESDSSVEELRKQPASRRQDPNIQHPGNKDRKQSSLRSSVTYFDSDSSDSEDDSAQVFTGRSHLGSGISRRTKASPSSSTLVSNLKVGSNSRMQVNPDSSVERNPKRHYGVKTPQESRTRTRNSDQQADSQQPSSAKVVSNPSFMSSIPLPEENKSSSRVEQLPSSEQKVDTSRSRTRHSDQPGNSEQPSSAKVASNPSLVSKVSLPEEKRKSSGLEQPKSSERKLETSDSTENQKTASGSAFSREDSLKKASHVHPKLPDYDTLAAKFQALRTNRQ; encoded by the exons ATGAAGAAATCAAAATTTCTCCATAATCCAAAAGACATGCTCTCCAAGAGCTTTAATCCTGCAAAATG CAAGACAGCGCTGAAGTTAGCTGCTTCGAGAATGAAGCTAATGAAGAATAAGAAGGAAGTACAAGTGAAGCAGATGAAGAGGGAATTGGCGGGGTTGCTTGCGTCCGGTCAGGACCAGACCGCCAGGATTCGG GTTGAGCATGTAATCAGGGAAGAGAAGATGATGGCAGCATATGACCTTATTGGCATATATTGCGAACTCATTGTCGCGCGCTTGCCAATGATTGAGTCTCAGAA GAACTGCCCCATTGACCTGAAGGAAGCAGTTACAAGCATCATATTTGCATCACCACGATGTGGAGATATACCTGAACTTTTAGATGCAAGAAAGCATTTTACTGCAAAATATGGAAAAGACTTTGTAACTCCAGCCATAGAGTTACGCCCTAATTGTGGTGTAAGCAGATTG ttggttgagaaattatctGCAAATGCTCCTGATGGGCAAACCAAAATTAAAGCTCTGAGAGCAATAGCGGAGGAACATAATATCAAATGGGATCCAGAATCATTTGGACAGAGCGATGCATTGCCTTCTGATGACTTGCTG AATGGACCAAGCACCTTTGAGAAGTTCAGTGCAGTACATGCTGAAGCTCGTCCTCATGTAACTCCTGATATTCAGGCTCCACCTAGTCATCACATGATGGATAATCAACCTGTAAATTTCCCTGAACAGAACTTGAGATCACAAGAAACCCAGAAACTTGCTTCTAGAGACAATACTCTCAGCAGCAACAGAGTATCTTCTGTTCCACAGGGTCAAATGAGGCCTTCAG ATTTCTGTCCATCAGGAGATGGAGCAGACATGGGAGAAGTCAGTCTTTCATTTCAGAAAGAGAGGAATTCTTATTCCACTAGGCAAAGTTGGGAGATGGAATTCAAAGATGCTACCTCTGCAGCACAGGCAGCTGCTGAATCTGCTGAACGGGCAAGTATGGCTGCTAGAGCTGCTGCAGAACTTTCAAGCCTTGGCAGGGGTGCAACTCAACCACAATATCCCTCAGAAGTGCGTAGCTCTGCTGGTGATGCTCATAGAGATGAGAGAACTGCAAAACATGGGagctcaaaatacaaaagtgatAACCTTCCTAGAGATCCAGCTAACAGCTCCTTTTCCGATAGACAACCTAGGTTTCAAAACAGACCAATGGATGGGATTGAACATGATAACGGGAGATTCTCTGGGAACTCCTACGGTGATGGTCATGATTATGGAAAAATATATGCACATTCTGCTTCCTCAAGATCAACAGCTTCATATAAGATTGATACTGCTGCTCATAGTGTTCAAATGCCACCAGATGGTAATCATCATAGAAGCTCATCAAATCAGGAGGAAAACAAAGTTCAAAGCAGTATGCAAAAACAATCTGGTAAATCTCAGATTGAAGGTATGAATCACTCGCAAGAGGGTTTTAGTTCTGAGAACCTAGATTATTCTCGTGAAGGTAGGATTAATAAACAATCCAGTGTCCTCTCTTCCAGTTCCCATTCCAGTGTCTCTAGCAGTGATGAAAAATACTCAATTTCTGGCCACAACATGTTTGACTATGATGCTGGTAAGGAATTTTCTGTTGATATTGATCAAGAGAAAAATGCTAGAGATACTGTACAACCCAGCTATCATGCTAGTGCAGCTCCTGTAGTTTTTGATGATTCTGGTTCAGACACTGAAGATTTTGTGTTTGATAAGGGTTTCCGGATTGATGAGGAATCAAATTATCAGTTTGCTCCACTGGGTAGGAACTCACCTCCTCGTCTTTCTAATAGTAAGGGGAATGAAAGCCTTGAATCTAAAACAACCAAATCACTGGAAAGCTCTATATCAGAATTTTCCACCAAAAAGCACTCCTTCCCCGAGTCTTCTGAAAGCTTAGAAGCACCTGTGGATGGCTCACAAGCAGATAATTTTGGTCCTGCGACCTTTGATGATTCAGATGGTGCAAATTCCGAGAGCGAGATTGATATGCTTCATTCTGTTCACCATGCGACAGTGGATTATGGTGATCTTTTGACTGAAAAAAGTAGCAGTCTTGGGTTTTCAGACATTGAAAGGCATAGGAGTGACTACTACAGAACAGAAACTGCTGTTGACTCCTCACAAAAATTTGGTTTTGGTGATTCACCTACCAGTCAATCTTCTTTCAGACTTGGAAAGTCTCATCGAGAGTCCATTAATGCTGGCAGCAAGTACGATAATGTAAAGCTTCATGATTCAGATGGTGCAAATTCTGAGAATGAGATTGATATGCTTTATTCTGGTCACCATGGGACAGTGTATTCTCAAGATCTTTCAACGGAACGAAATAAAAGTCCTAGGTTTTCAAATGCTGAAAAACATAGGAATGACAGTTACAGAGCAGAAACTGTAGTTGAGTCGTCGCAAAAATTTGGCTTTGGCGATTCACCTGCCAGCCAAATATCTACAGGACTTGGAGAGTCTCGCCAAGAGCCCATTGTTGTCGGCAGCAAGTCTAGCTTTTACAATTCAGTAGATGGGGTGGGAAACCTCGGTGCCTCGGGATCAAAGAGTTCGTTGGTTCATGAagttgaggacaatgtaggggTATCGCATTCACATGGAAGGCAGATGGATGATGAAAGTTCAGATGGTAGCATGGGGTTGAGCTTAAAGAAGTTGACGGGTGGCCTTCGGCAGAAGGGTTATATGCGCCCTCCTTATACAAGGAGTCAAGTGGATGATACTTCATCCTCGGCTGGAAGAGTTTCTGAAGCCAATCCAAACATGATTCCACAGCCTGCTGCTTATATTACTACTGAAAGCTTGGCTAATAAAGGAAAGAATGAAGGTGTGGGTAGTGGTAGAAGCTCAAGATTGTCAAATTACCATTCTGATTCAGAGAGTGACAGTTCCGTAGAGGAACTTAGGAAACAGCCAGCAAGTCGCAGACAAGACCCAAATATTCAACATCCAGGGAACAAAGATAGAAAGCAGTCAAGCTTGAGAAGTTCAGTAACATATTTTGATTCGGATAGTAGTGACTCGGAGGATGATTCTGCTCAAGTTTTCACTGGCAGAAGTCATTTGGGAAGTGGAATTTCTAGGAGGACAAAAGCTTCTCCATCGAGTTCTACCTTAGTTTCTAACTTAAAGGTTGGGTCAAACTCTAGGATGCAAGTAAATCCTGATTCTTCTGTGGAAAGAAATCCAAAAAGACATTATGGTGTCAAAACTCCTCAAGAATCTAGGACCCGGACTAGGAACTCAGACCAGCAGGCAGATTCCCAGCAGCCTAGCTCAGCAAAAGTAGTATCTAATCCAAGTTTTATGTCTAGTATTCCATTGCCAGAGGAAAACAAAAGCTCATCTAGAGTAGAACAGCTCCCCAGCTCAGAACAAAAGGTAGATACATCCCGATCACGGACTAGGCACTCAGATCAGCCAGGAAATTCTGAGCAGCCTAGCTCAGCGAAAGTAGCATCTAACCCAAGTTTGGTGTCTAAGGTATCATTGCCCGAGGAAAAGCGAAAGTCATCTGGCTTAGAACAACCAAAGAGCTCAGAGCGGAAGTTAGAAACATCTGATAGCACTGAAAATCAGAAGACAGCAAGTGGGAGTGCATTTAGTAGAGAGGATAGCTTGAAGAAAGCTAGTCATGTTCATCCAAAGCTCCCAGATTATGACACGCTAGCTGCCAAATTTCAGGCTCTTCGGACGAATCGtcagtga
- the LOC113774602 gene encoding probable caffeoyl-CoA O-methyltransferase At4g26220 isoform X2, translated as MENKGVLQSRELYQYLLETSVYPHELQPLKELRDVTASHPWAIMATAPDAGQLIAMLLKLISAKKTIEIGVFTGYSLLLTALTIPDDGRIVAVDQNRDTYEIGLPIIRKAAVEHKIDFIESEALPVLDKLLEENLNHEAFDFAFVDADKLNYLKYHEKLLKLLKLGGIVVYDNTLWGGTVALPEESVAEEMKAGRHFTIEFNKLLAADTRVQISQVPLGDGITICKRLH; from the exons ATGGAAAACAAGGGAGTGTTGCAGAGTAGGGAACTCTATCAG TACCTCCTGGAGACTAGTGTCTATCCACATGAACTGCAGCCTCTCAAGGAGCTAAGGGATGTTACTGCAAGTCATCCGTG GGCCATTATGGCAACTGCCCCAGATGCTGGTCAGTTGATTGCCATGCTCTTGAAACTAATAAGTGCCAAAAAGACAATAGAGATTGGTGTCTTTACTGGATACTCCCTACTGCTTACTGCCCTTACAATACCAGATGATGGCAGG attgtagcagTTGACCAGAACAGAGATACATATGAGATAGGGCTGCCAATCATAAGAAAAGCTGCAGTTGAACATAAGATCGACTTCATTGAATCCGAGGCTCTTCCAGTTCTTGATAAACTCCTTGAAGAA AATCTTAACCACGAAGCCTTTGACTTTGCTTTCGTTGATGCGGACAAATTAAATTATCTGAAGTACCATGAGAAACTGTTGAAATTGTTAAAGCTTGGTGGAATAGTTGTATACGACAACACACTTTGGGGAGGAACGGTGGCCTTGCCGGAAGAATCTGTGGCTGAGGAAATGAAAGCAGGCAGGCATTTCACAATTGAGTTCAACAAATTGCTAGCTGCTGATACCCGAGTTCAAATATCCCAGGTTCCTCTGGGTGATGGGATTACTATTTGTAAGCGTCTCCACTAA
- the LOC113774600 gene encoding uncharacterized protein LOC113774600 isoform X2 produces the protein MKKSKFLHNPKDMLSKSFNPAKCKTALKLAASRMKLMKNKKEVQVKQMKRELAGLLASGQDQTARIRVEHVIREEKMMAAYDLIGIYCELIVARLPMIESQKNCPIDLKEAVTSIIFASPRCGDIPELLDARKHFTAKYGKDFVTPAIELRPNCGVSRLLVEKLSANAPDGQTKIKALRAIAEEHNIKWDPESFGQSDALPSDDLLNGPSTFEKFSAVHAEARPHVTPDIQAPPSHHMMDNQPVNFPEQNLRSQETQKLASRDNTLSSNRVSSVPQGQMRPSGDGADMGEVSLSFQKERNSYSTRQSWEMEFKDATSAAQAAAESAERASMAARAAAELSSLGRGATQPQYPSEVRSSAGDAHRDERTAKHGSSKYKSDNLPRDPANSSFSDRQPRFQNRPMDGIEHDNGRFSGNSYGDGHDYGKIYAHSASSRSTASYKIDTAAHSVQMPPDGNHHRSSSNQEENKVQSSMQKQSGKSQIEGMNHSQEGFSSENLDYSREGRINKQSSVLSSSSHSSVSSSDEKYSISGHNMFDYDAGKEFSVDIDQEKNARDTVQPSYHASAAPVVFDDSGSDTEDFVFDKGFRIDEESNYQFAPLGRNSPPRLSNSKGNESLESKTTKSLESSISEFSTKKHSFPESSESLEAPVDGSQADNFGPATFDDSDGANSESEIDMLHSVHHATVDYGDLLTEKSSSLGFSDIERHRSDYYRTETAVDSSQKFGFGDSPTSQSSFRLGKSHRESINAGSKYDNVKLHDSDGANSENEIDMLYSGHHGTVYSQDLSTERNKSPRFSNAEKHRNDSYRAETVVESSQKFGFGDSPASQISTGLGESRQEPIVVGSKSSFYNSVDGVGNLGASGSKSSLVHEVEDNVGVSHSHGRQMDDESSDGSMGLSLKKLTGGLRQKGYMRPPYTRSQVDDTSSSAGRVSEANPNMIPQPAAYITTESLANKGKNEGVGSGRSSRLSNYHSDSESDSSVEELRKQPASRRQDPNIQHPGNKDRKQSSLRSSVTYFDSDSSDSEDDSAQVFTGRSHLGSGISRRTKASPSSSTLVSNLKVGSNSRMQVNPDSSVERNPKRHYGVKTPQESRTRTRNSDQQADSQQPSSAKVVSNPSFMSSIPLPEENKSSSRVEQLPSSEQKVDTSRSRTRHSDQPGNSEQPSSAKVASNPSLVSKVSLPEEKRKSSGLEQPKSSERKLETSDSTENQKTASGSAFSREDSLKKASHVHPKLPDYDTLAAKFQALRTNRQ, from the exons ATGAAGAAATCAAAATTTCTCCATAATCCAAAAGACATGCTCTCCAAGAGCTTTAATCCTGCAAAATG CAAGACAGCGCTGAAGTTAGCTGCTTCGAGAATGAAGCTAATGAAGAATAAGAAGGAAGTACAAGTGAAGCAGATGAAGAGGGAATTGGCGGGGTTGCTTGCGTCCGGTCAGGACCAGACCGCCAGGATTCGG GTTGAGCATGTAATCAGGGAAGAGAAGATGATGGCAGCATATGACCTTATTGGCATATATTGCGAACTCATTGTCGCGCGCTTGCCAATGATTGAGTCTCAGAA GAACTGCCCCATTGACCTGAAGGAAGCAGTTACAAGCATCATATTTGCATCACCACGATGTGGAGATATACCTGAACTTTTAGATGCAAGAAAGCATTTTACTGCAAAATATGGAAAAGACTTTGTAACTCCAGCCATAGAGTTACGCCCTAATTGTGGTGTAAGCAGATTG ttggttgagaaattatctGCAAATGCTCCTGATGGGCAAACCAAAATTAAAGCTCTGAGAGCAATAGCGGAGGAACATAATATCAAATGGGATCCAGAATCATTTGGACAGAGCGATGCATTGCCTTCTGATGACTTGCTG AATGGACCAAGCACCTTTGAGAAGTTCAGTGCAGTACATGCTGAAGCTCGTCCTCATGTAACTCCTGATATTCAGGCTCCACCTAGTCATCACATGATGGATAATCAACCTGTAAATTTCCCTGAACAGAACTTGAGATCACAAGAAACCCAGAAACTTGCTTCTAGAGACAATACTCTCAGCAGCAACAGAGTATCTTCTGTTCCACAGGGTCAAATGAGGCCTTCAG GAGATGGAGCAGACATGGGAGAAGTCAGTCTTTCATTTCAGAAAGAGAGGAATTCTTATTCCACTAGGCAAAGTTGGGAGATGGAATTCAAAGATGCTACCTCTGCAGCACAGGCAGCTGCTGAATCTGCTGAACGGGCAAGTATGGCTGCTAGAGCTGCTGCAGAACTTTCAAGCCTTGGCAGGGGTGCAACTCAACCACAATATCCCTCAGAAGTGCGTAGCTCTGCTGGTGATGCTCATAGAGATGAGAGAACTGCAAAACATGGGagctcaaaatacaaaagtgatAACCTTCCTAGAGATCCAGCTAACAGCTCCTTTTCCGATAGACAACCTAGGTTTCAAAACAGACCAATGGATGGGATTGAACATGATAACGGGAGATTCTCTGGGAACTCCTACGGTGATGGTCATGATTATGGAAAAATATATGCACATTCTGCTTCCTCAAGATCAACAGCTTCATATAAGATTGATACTGCTGCTCATAGTGTTCAAATGCCACCAGATGGTAATCATCATAGAAGCTCATCAAATCAGGAGGAAAACAAAGTTCAAAGCAGTATGCAAAAACAATCTGGTAAATCTCAGATTGAAGGTATGAATCACTCGCAAGAGGGTTTTAGTTCTGAGAACCTAGATTATTCTCGTGAAGGTAGGATTAATAAACAATCCAGTGTCCTCTCTTCCAGTTCCCATTCCAGTGTCTCTAGCAGTGATGAAAAATACTCAATTTCTGGCCACAACATGTTTGACTATGATGCTGGTAAGGAATTTTCTGTTGATATTGATCAAGAGAAAAATGCTAGAGATACTGTACAACCCAGCTATCATGCTAGTGCAGCTCCTGTAGTTTTTGATGATTCTGGTTCAGACACTGAAGATTTTGTGTTTGATAAGGGTTTCCGGATTGATGAGGAATCAAATTATCAGTTTGCTCCACTGGGTAGGAACTCACCTCCTCGTCTTTCTAATAGTAAGGGGAATGAAAGCCTTGAATCTAAAACAACCAAATCACTGGAAAGCTCTATATCAGAATTTTCCACCAAAAAGCACTCCTTCCCCGAGTCTTCTGAAAGCTTAGAAGCACCTGTGGATGGCTCACAAGCAGATAATTTTGGTCCTGCGACCTTTGATGATTCAGATGGTGCAAATTCCGAGAGCGAGATTGATATGCTTCATTCTGTTCACCATGCGACAGTGGATTATGGTGATCTTTTGACTGAAAAAAGTAGCAGTCTTGGGTTTTCAGACATTGAAAGGCATAGGAGTGACTACTACAGAACAGAAACTGCTGTTGACTCCTCACAAAAATTTGGTTTTGGTGATTCACCTACCAGTCAATCTTCTTTCAGACTTGGAAAGTCTCATCGAGAGTCCATTAATGCTGGCAGCAAGTACGATAATGTAAAGCTTCATGATTCAGATGGTGCAAATTCTGAGAATGAGATTGATATGCTTTATTCTGGTCACCATGGGACAGTGTATTCTCAAGATCTTTCAACGGAACGAAATAAAAGTCCTAGGTTTTCAAATGCTGAAAAACATAGGAATGACAGTTACAGAGCAGAAACTGTAGTTGAGTCGTCGCAAAAATTTGGCTTTGGCGATTCACCTGCCAGCCAAATATCTACAGGACTTGGAGAGTCTCGCCAAGAGCCCATTGTTGTCGGCAGCAAGTCTAGCTTTTACAATTCAGTAGATGGGGTGGGAAACCTCGGTGCCTCGGGATCAAAGAGTTCGTTGGTTCATGAagttgaggacaatgtaggggTATCGCATTCACATGGAAGGCAGATGGATGATGAAAGTTCAGATGGTAGCATGGGGTTGAGCTTAAAGAAGTTGACGGGTGGCCTTCGGCAGAAGGGTTATATGCGCCCTCCTTATACAAGGAGTCAAGTGGATGATACTTCATCCTCGGCTGGAAGAGTTTCTGAAGCCAATCCAAACATGATTCCACAGCCTGCTGCTTATATTACTACTGAAAGCTTGGCTAATAAAGGAAAGAATGAAGGTGTGGGTAGTGGTAGAAGCTCAAGATTGTCAAATTACCATTCTGATTCAGAGAGTGACAGTTCCGTAGAGGAACTTAGGAAACAGCCAGCAAGTCGCAGACAAGACCCAAATATTCAACATCCAGGGAACAAAGATAGAAAGCAGTCAAGCTTGAGAAGTTCAGTAACATATTTTGATTCGGATAGTAGTGACTCGGAGGATGATTCTGCTCAAGTTTTCACTGGCAGAAGTCATTTGGGAAGTGGAATTTCTAGGAGGACAAAAGCTTCTCCATCGAGTTCTACCTTAGTTTCTAACTTAAAGGTTGGGTCAAACTCTAGGATGCAAGTAAATCCTGATTCTTCTGTGGAAAGAAATCCAAAAAGACATTATGGTGTCAAAACTCCTCAAGAATCTAGGACCCGGACTAGGAACTCAGACCAGCAGGCAGATTCCCAGCAGCCTAGCTCAGCAAAAGTAGTATCTAATCCAAGTTTTATGTCTAGTATTCCATTGCCAGAGGAAAACAAAAGCTCATCTAGAGTAGAACAGCTCCCCAGCTCAGAACAAAAGGTAGATACATCCCGATCACGGACTAGGCACTCAGATCAGCCAGGAAATTCTGAGCAGCCTAGCTCAGCGAAAGTAGCATCTAACCCAAGTTTGGTGTCTAAGGTATCATTGCCCGAGGAAAAGCGAAAGTCATCTGGCTTAGAACAACCAAAGAGCTCAGAGCGGAAGTTAGAAACATCTGATAGCACTGAAAATCAGAAGACAGCAAGTGGGAGTGCATTTAGTAGAGAGGATAGCTTGAAGAAAGCTAGTCATGTTCATCCAAAGCTCCCAGATTATGACACGCTAGCTGCCAAATTTCAGGCTCTTCGGACGAATCGtcagtga
- the LOC113773522 gene encoding probable caffeoyl-CoA O-methyltransferase At4g26220 has protein sequence MGSEGLLRSPELRQYLVETSLYPREPQVLKDLRAVTATHPMGIMGTDADAGQMLSLLLEIINAKKTIEIGVFTLHCLLLNALTIPQDGKIMAIDPDQEAHDIGLPFIKKAGVEHKINFINSVAHPVLDNLLEDSNEHDSFDFAYVDADKANYAKYHEKLLKLVKVGGIIVYDNTLWMGTVAEAEDSVPETLRESRLYIKELNKSLAADPRVQICHLPSRFKSGLE, from the exons ATGGGAAGCGAGGGATTGTTGCGCAGTCCAGAATTACGCC AATATCTGGTGGAGACTAGCTTATACCCACGGGAGCCACAGGTTCTCAAGGACTTGAGGGCTGTCACTGCAACTCATCCAAT GGGGATCATGGGAACCGACGCTGATGCGGGTCAGATGCTGTCTTTGCTGTTGGAGATAATCAACGCCAAGAAGACCATTGAAATTGGGGTGTTTACTTTACA ctgcCTGCTCCTCAATGCTCTTACTATACCCCAGGATGGCAAG ATCATGGCCATCGACCCGGATCAGGAGGCACATGACATCGGATTACCATTTATTAAAAAGGCTGGAGTTGAACACAAAATCAATTTCATCAACTCTGTGGCTCATCCCGTGCTGGATAATCTCCTGGAAGAT TCTAATGAACATGACAGCTTTGATTTCGCCTACGTTGACGCGGATAAAGCGAATTATGCAAAGTATCATGAGAAGCTATTGAAATTGGTGAAGGTTGGTGGAATAATTGTGTACGATAACACTCTGTGGATGGGAACGGTGGCTGAAGCAGAAGACTCGGTTCCCGAGACACTGAGAGAATCCAGGCTTTACATAAAGGAGCTTAACAAATCACTTGCTGCTGATCCTCGGGTTCAAATCTGCCACCTTCCTTCACGATTTAAAAGTGGCCTAGAATAA